A segment of the Candidatus Brevundimonas phytovorans genome:
ACGCGCTCTTCCAGTCGTTGAACGGAGAGAGAAACGCCTTGAAAGTCTATGGTCAGGACGGTCGCGTCTGGACGTGCAAGGGCCGCGGCGCCGGGCGCTGGGCCACGACCGAGAGCGTGCTGGCCGATGTGGCCGACGTGGTGCGCGCGCGTCGCGCGGCGGCGGAGCTGGTCTAGACATGGCTGTCTTCACGCCCGTCACGCCGGATCAGGCCGCTGACTATCTCATGCGTTACCCCCTGGGCGATCTGGTCGCGCTGACGCCGATCGCCGAGGGGGTCGAGAACACCAACTACAAGCTGGAAACAACATCGGGCGCCTATGTCCTGACCCTGTTCGAGGGGCGGACCGACGCGGCCTCGCTGCCCTTCTGCCTGGGCCTGACGCGGCATCTGGCGGCGCGCGGCTTTCCGACGCCGTCGCCGGTGGCGGATCATCAGGGCGAGATCATCGGCCATCTGAATGGTCGCGCCGCCGCCATCCTGAACTGGGCGCCGGGCGCCTGGAAGCGCCAGCCGTCAGACAAGGAACAGTATCGCGCCGGACAGGTGCTGGCCCTGCTGCACCTCGACGCCGCCGACTATGCGGCCGAGCGCCAGAACCCGGTCGGGCCCGACGCCTGGGCGGCGCTGGCGGCGCGCTGCGATCCCGCCGCCAAGGGCGTCGATCGCAAGATGCTGGACCAGATCAAGGCCCTGCTGCCGCGTCTGGCTGAGCCGTGGAGCGACCCCGCCCTGCCGCGCGGTCCGATCCACGCCGACTACTTCCCCGACAACGTCCTGTTCGCGACCAACGAGCATGGGAAGTGCGATGTCGGCGGGGTGATCGACTTTTATTTCGGCTGCACCGACGTCCTGGCCTATGACCTGGCCATCGCGCTCAGCGCCTGGGGCTTTGACGCCGAGGGACGGCCGATGCACTCGGCCCTGCGCGCCTTCCAGAAGGGCTATGAGTCGGTGCGTCCCCTGACGCCCGCCGAGGCTGCGGCCCTGCCGGGGCTGGGGGCTGCGGCGGCGGTGCGCTTCACCCTGACCCGCCTGCACGACCGCATCTTCCACGACCCCGCCAACCTGGTCACCCCCAAGGACCCTGCGCCCTTCTTCCGGCGGTTGGATTACTGGAAGGCGGCGGAGGTGGTTTAGGGGGAGGGCGGCTTCTCGCGCTGGGGGCGAGAAGCCGTAAACTCGTTTAGGACCACTCTGCCAGCTGAAATCCGTCAGCACCCATTGCGGTGAAGGCTTCAGGGCGTTGCATTCGGATGAGGCCTCGGCCTGTCAGCTTAATTATTGATGTTGGCAAATCGACCACGCCGGGAGGCCAGAGACTTTCGATCTCATGGCCAAATACCGGCCAGGCCAGCGAGACGTAAGAGGGGCCGTCGTCATGTTCGATAGACGAGGCCAAGACACCGAGAAGGTGACCACTTTCATCAAATGCCGGGCCGCCACTCATGCCGCCGACCGTGAGGCATTTCACCTCGATGCAGGGATGGGGGAGCATCACTCTGTCTCGACCGGTCAGATAGATGGCTGTGACTTCGCCCACGCCTACTCGAACCTGTCCAGAGATTTCGGCTTCGCTAGCCTTCTCAGATCGAAACCCGGCAATCTGTATCCGTTCCCCAATCTTCGGAATGCGTGTCGTGAGGGCAGCGGTATGGAACAACCTTTCAGGGGGAAATTTCGATGCAAGATCGATCCGCAGTATGACGATATCGGTGTCGTCAATGACAACCTGATGCAGTCGCCAGAACTGTAACCCATCGTCAGTTACAGCCACGAGAAAAGGTGCGTCCTCTGAAGATAAAATTCTCTCAAGCCGTGGCTGGATTACGTGCTTGGCGGCCAAAGCGAGGCCCGGCCCAATCATGACGGCCGATCCTTCCATGGATACCGACTCACCCGTCTTGAAACCTAATCCCAGCAGCACGCTCCCGAAGTGTGTCCACTCGGCTAAGTCCCCAGCGCCATTCGATATGACGGGTGCGAACTGTAATGGCTGGAAATGAAGCTTTTCACCTATCTCGGCCGTCTTAGCTGGGTCATCCACAACGGTTCCAGTGACGAAATAATTCATGGAAATGAGTGTGCGCTCGTCAGCGTCAAGCCGTAAAGGTTGATGCTTCGCGTTGGGGGCAGAAGCTATGTCCACCTTGCACCCATAGCTGTCGCTTGCAGGCTCTGCTTCTAGCTTCTCTTGCAACGATCTCGCCGCGCGGGATTTTGAGGCAGGGGGCGGGCGAGGAGGCTGAGGATGGCAGTGCGCCCGAACACATGGCCCAAGCTGTCGGCGGCGAGGCTGTGGCCGACGATGGAGACGTTGCAACTGTGGGCGCAGGTGGTCGGCAAGGTGCGGCTGTCGCAGACGCCCTGGTTGAACCACGGCTGGCACGTGACGCTGCGGGTCTCGGCGCGGGGGCTGACGACGGGCCTCATTCCCCATGGCGCGGTTGGTTTCGAGATGGAGTTCGACTTCATCGCCAGCGCACTGATCATCCGGGTCAGCGACGGCGGCGAGCGCCGCATAGCGCTCAGGTCCGGGACCGTGGCGGACTTCTATGCCGAGGTCATGGGCGCGCTGGAGGGGCTGGGCGTGGCCTGCCGCATCGACCAGACGCCGGATGAGATGGCTGAGGCGACGCCCTTTCCCGAGGACACGCGGCATCGCGATTATGACGCGGCGGTGGTTCGCGACTACTGGCGGGCGCTGGTGCAGGTGGATCGCGTGTTCAACTGTTTCCGCACCGGGTTTCTGGGTAAGTGCAGCCCGGTGCATCTGTTCTGGGGCGCCTTTGATTTGGCGGTGACGCGGTTCTCGGGGCGGCCGGCGCCCCTGCATCCGGGCGGGATTCCTCACCTGCCTGACGCGGTGACGCGCGAGGCCTATTCGCACGAGGTGTCCAGCGCCGGCTTCTGGCCCGGTGATCCGGCGCGCGAGCCGGCCTTCTACGCCTACGCCTATCCCGCGCCGGCGGGGTTCGAGGCGGCGGCGGTGGCGCCGCCCGCGCGTTGGGACGCGGAGCTGGGCGAGTTCGTGCTGCCCTATGAGGCGGTCAGGGCGGCGGACGATCCCGACGCGGTGCTGAGCGCCTTTCTGGAAACGACCTATGAAACCGCCGCCGATCTGGGCGGGTGGGATCGCGCGGCGCTGGAATGCGCGGAGGGCCGTCCGCGCATTCCTCGCTGGGTGGGCTAGGCCGTAAAGCCCTTCACCGCCGCCAGCGCGGCTTCGGCCGTGTTGTCGATGATGGTCAGGCGCTCGGGCTGGTCGCCCAGGGCGCGGATGACGGGGGCGGCCTCGGGCTGGAAGCCCAGGACGTCGGAGACGAAGACGCCGAATTTGGACGGGTGGGCGGTCGACAGGGCGACAACGGGGCCGTTGGCGCGATCCAGCTGACGCGCGGCGGCCAGGGCCACGGCGGTGTGCGGGCAGACGACGCGGCCCCAGGCGGCGTGGGCGTGGGCGATCTCGGCCTTGGTCGTGGCCTCGTCGATGGAGACGGCGGAGACCTCGGCTTTCAGCGCGGCCAGCAGGTCGGAGGGCAGGGTGACGGACCCGTTGCGGGCGAAGGTTTCGAACACGGCGCGCGTGGCGTCGGCGTCGCGGCCCGAGGCCTCATAGACCAGTCGTTCGAAATTGGACGGCGCCTGGACGTCCATCGACACGCTGCCGCTCTCCACGGCGGGGCGGCGGGCATAGACGCCCTCGTTGATGGCGCGAGCCAGGGCGTCGTTCTGGTTGACGGCGGCGACGAAGCCCTTGATCGGCAGGCCCATCTTGCGGGCCGCGATGCCCGCGAAGGCGTCGCCGAAATTGCCGGTGGGAACGACGAAGGTGGCGGCCTGACCCAGCTGGGCCGTGGCCGAGATATAGTAGGGGATCTGTCCCGCCAGACGACCCCAGTTGATTGAGTTGACCGAGGACAGGCGGCGGCCTTCGCGCAGGGATTCCTCGGCCAGCAGACCCTTCACCAGACGCTGGCAGTCGTCGAAGTCGCCGCGCACGGCCAGGTTCAGCACGTTGTCGGCCTGGACCGTGGTCATCTGCTTGCGCTGCACCGGCGAGACGCGGTCCAACGGGTGCAGCACGACCAGATTGATGCGCTCGGCGCCCGCAAAGGCGCGCACGGCGGCGGCGCCGGTGTCGCCGCTGGTGGCGGTCAGCAGGGTCAGCTTCTGACCCGTCGCGGCCAGGGCCTCGTCCGACAGGGCGGCGACCAACTGCATCGCCAGATCCTTGAAGGCGGCGGTCGGGCCGTGGAACAGCTCCAGCACGAACAGGCCCGGCTCCAGCTCGACCAGAGGCGTCACCGCCGGATGGTCGAAGCCGCGCGTCAGGCGATCCAGGGCGCGGTCGAGCGCGCCGGCAGGAAGCGCGTCGCCGATGAAGGGCGAAATCGCCTCTTTCGCCATCTCGGCATAGGTCCGGCCCGGCCGCGCCGCGTCGGCGGGCAGAGTCGGCCAGGCCTGAGGCATGTAGAGGCCGCCGTCGGGCGCGATGCCGCGCAGCAGGGCGTCGGCGAAGTTGGTCGGGGCGGCGTCGCCGCGCGTCGAAAGGTAGCGGTCGGGGGAGGTGCTCATGACGGGTCGTTTCTAGCCGTAGGGCGGCGCTTCGTCATGATTATTTTGCGTCTGCGAAGGCAATTTCGCGCTTTGGCGCAACAAGATGACGCAACCGCCACAATGGGTCTCGCCGGGGCTGGCGCCGCGCCGCTGTCCGGTCCATGTGAGGGACAATGAGACGCCGTTCCTTTCTGATCCGCGCGGGTGCGGTCGCCG
Coding sequences within it:
- the thrC gene encoding threonine synthase, which codes for MSTSPDRYLSTRGDAAPTNFADALLRGIAPDGGLYMPQAWPTLPADAARPGRTYAEMAKEAISPFIGDALPAGALDRALDRLTRGFDHPAVTPLVELEPGLFVLELFHGPTAAFKDLAMQLVAALSDEALAATGQKLTLLTATSGDTGAAAVRAFAGAERINLVVLHPLDRVSPVQRKQMTTVQADNVLNLAVRGDFDDCQRLVKGLLAEESLREGRRLSSVNSINWGRLAGQIPYYISATAQLGQAATFVVPTGNFGDAFAGIAARKMGLPIKGFVAAVNQNDALARAINEGVYARRPAVESGSVSMDVQAPSNFERLVYEASGRDADATRAVFETFARNGSVTLPSDLLAALKAEVSAVSIDEATTKAEIAHAHAAWGRVVCPHTAVALAAARQLDRANGPVVALSTAHPSKFGVFVSDVLGFQPEAAPVIRALGDQPERLTIIDNTAEAALAAVKGFTA
- a CDS encoding homoserine kinase; this translates as MAVFTPVTPDQAADYLMRYPLGDLVALTPIAEGVENTNYKLETTSGAYVLTLFEGRTDAASLPFCLGLTRHLAARGFPTPSPVADHQGEIIGHLNGRAAAILNWAPGAWKRQPSDKEQYRAGQVLALLHLDAADYAAERQNPVGPDAWAALAARCDPAAKGVDRKMLDQIKALLPRLAEPWSDPALPRGPIHADYFPDNVLFATNEHGKCDVGGVIDFYFGCTDVLAYDLAIALSAWGFDAEGRPMHSALRAFQKGYESVRPLTPAEAAALPGLGAAAAVRFTLTRLHDRIFHDPANLVTPKDPAPFFRRLDYWKAAEVV
- a CDS encoding serine protease, which produces MNYFVTGTVVDDPAKTAEIGEKLHFQPLQFAPVISNGAGDLAEWTHFGSVLLGLGFKTGESVSMEGSAVMIGPGLALAAKHVIQPRLERILSSEDAPFLVAVTDDGLQFWRLHQVVIDDTDIVILRIDLASKFPPERLFHTAALTTRIPKIGERIQIAGFRSEKASEAEISGQVRVGVGEVTAIYLTGRDRVMLPHPCIEVKCLTVGGMSGGPAFDESGHLLGVLASSIEHDDGPSYVSLAWPVFGHEIESLWPPGVVDLPTSIIKLTGRGLIRMQRPEAFTAMGADGFQLAEWS
- a CDS encoding DUF5996 family protein — translated: MAVRPNTWPKLSAARLWPTMETLQLWAQVVGKVRLSQTPWLNHGWHVTLRVSARGLTTGLIPHGAVGFEMEFDFIASALIIRVSDGGERRIALRSGTVADFYAEVMGALEGLGVACRIDQTPDEMAEATPFPEDTRHRDYDAAVVRDYWRALVQVDRVFNCFRTGFLGKCSPVHLFWGAFDLAVTRFSGRPAPLHPGGIPHLPDAVTREAYSHEVSSAGFWPGDPAREPAFYAYAYPAPAGFEAAAVAPPARWDAELGEFVLPYEAVRAADDPDAVLSAFLETTYETAADLGGWDRAALECAEGRPRIPRWVG